The following coding sequences are from one Gossypium hirsutum isolate 1008001.06 chromosome A12, Gossypium_hirsutum_v2.1, whole genome shotgun sequence window:
- the LOC107937206 gene encoding zinc finger CCCH domain-containing protein 15 isoform X3, whose translation MQNDNFATVYGDLAAKQSKDHQSDGVFSSSTTSSSTSAASVFALYHPRILMQQHQDMINRHNLCLTRLREAAKEAEALRQENTSLRSANRDLNKQLSALIQVSVQNHFSSSDYNTTPFELVNALRGLCLGSGGGGEVDVSDESPTSVMEGGAVDVERVMLPKSISVRSNGYLKMMNQAGASHRGKTRGPTRTGNTSQLSGAKVYVQGGKKEEEPLELEVYNQGMFKTELCNKWQETGACPYGDHCQFAHGIEELRPVIRHPRYKTEVCRMVLAGDVCPYGHRCHFRHALTEQEKFMDHLKPRNR comes from the exons ATGCAAAACGACAATTTTGCAACCGTCTATGGCGACCTCGCAGCCAAGCAATCGAAAGATCACCAGAGCGACGGAGTTTTCTCTTCCTCCACCACCTCATCCTCCACTTCCGCCGCTTCTGTCTTCGCTCTTTACCATCCTCGCATCCTCATGCAACAACATCAAGATATGATCAACCGCCACAACCTCTGCCTCACTCGCCTCCGTGAAGCTGCAAAGGAAGCCGAGGCACTCCGCCAAGAGAATACCTCCCTTCGATCTGCCAACCGAGATCTCAACAAGCAACTCAGCGCACTGATCCAAGTCTCTGTGCAGAACCACTTTTCATCATCTGATTACAATACCACGCCGTTTGAGTTGGTGAACGCGTTGCGAGGACTTTGTCTCGGTAGTGGCGGTGGAGGGGAGGTAGATGTTTCTGATGAGAGTCCGACGAGTGTGATGGAAGGTGGTGCGGTGGACGTGGAGCGGGTCATGTTACCTAAGAGCATATCTGTTAGGTCTAATGGATATCTGAAGATGATGAATCAAGCTGGAGCGAGTCATCGTGGTAAAACTCGTGGACCAACTCGGACTGGAAATACCTCTCAACTCAGTGGAGCG AAGGTGTACGTTCAGGGCGGAAAGAAGGAGGAAGAGCCGCTTGAATTGGAAGTGTACAACCAAGGCATGTTCAAAACTGAACTCTGTAACAAATGGCAAGAGACTGGTGCCTGTCCTTATGGCGATCACTGCCAATTTGCTCACGGCATTGAAGAGCTCCGCCCTGTAATCCGCCACCCTCGCTACAAGACTGAGGTTTGCAGGATGGTCCTTGCTGGTGATGTCTGTCCCTATGGGCATCGATGCCATTTTCGCCATGCACTTACTGAACAGGAGAAGTTCATGGACCACCTCAAGCCCAGGAACAGGTAA
- the LOC107937206 gene encoding zinc finger CCCH domain-containing protein 15 isoform X2, with protein sequence MQNDNFATVYGDLAAKQSKDHQSDGVFSSSTTSSSTSAASVFALYHPRILMQQHQDMINRHNLCLTRLREAAKEAEALRQENTSLRSANRDLNKQLSALIQVSVQNHFSSSDYNTTPFELVNALRGLCLGSGGGGEVDVSDESPTSVMEGGAVDVERVMLPKSISVRSNGYLKMMNQAGASHRGKTRGPTRTGNTSQLSGAQKVYVQGGKKEEEPLELEVYNQGMFKTELCNKWQETGACPYGDHCQFAHGIEELRPVIRHPRYKTEVCRMVLAGDVCPYGHRCHFRHALTEQEKFMDHLKPRNR encoded by the exons ATGCAAAACGACAATTTTGCAACCGTCTATGGCGACCTCGCAGCCAAGCAATCGAAAGATCACCAGAGCGACGGAGTTTTCTCTTCCTCCACCACCTCATCCTCCACTTCCGCCGCTTCTGTCTTCGCTCTTTACCATCCTCGCATCCTCATGCAACAACATCAAGATATGATCAACCGCCACAACCTCTGCCTCACTCGCCTCCGTGAAGCTGCAAAGGAAGCCGAGGCACTCCGCCAAGAGAATACCTCCCTTCGATCTGCCAACCGAGATCTCAACAAGCAACTCAGCGCACTGATCCAAGTCTCTGTGCAGAACCACTTTTCATCATCTGATTACAATACCACGCCGTTTGAGTTGGTGAACGCGTTGCGAGGACTTTGTCTCGGTAGTGGCGGTGGAGGGGAGGTAGATGTTTCTGATGAGAGTCCGACGAGTGTGATGGAAGGTGGTGCGGTGGACGTGGAGCGGGTCATGTTACCTAAGAGCATATCTGTTAGGTCTAATGGATATCTGAAGATGATGAATCAAGCTGGAGCGAGTCATCGTGGTAAAACTCGTGGACCAACTCGGACTGGAAATACCTCTCAACTCAGTGGAGCG CAGAAGGTGTACGTTCAGGGCGGAAAGAAGGAGGAAGAGCCGCTTGAATTGGAAGTGTACAACCAAGGCATGTTCAAAACTGAACTCTGTAACAAATGGCAAGAGACTGGTGCCTGTCCTTATGGCGATCACTGCCAATTTGCTCACGGCATTGAAGAGCTCCGCCCTGTAATCCGCCACCCTCGCTACAAGACTGAGGTTTGCAGGATGGTCCTTGCTGGTGATGTCTGTCCCTATGGGCATCGATGCCATTTTCGCCATGCACTTACTGAACAGGAGAAGTTCATGGACCACCTCAAGCCCAGGAACAGGTAA
- the LOC107937206 gene encoding zinc finger CCCH domain-containing protein 15 isoform X1: MQNDNFATVYGDLAAKQSKDHQSDGVFSSSTTSSSTSAASVFALYHPRILMQQHQDMINRHNLCLTRLREAAKEAEALRQENTSLRSANRDLNKQLSALIQVSVQNHFSSSDYNTTPFELVNALRGLCLGSGGGGEVDVSDESPTSVMEGGAVDVERVMLPKSISVRSNGYLKMMNQAGASHRGKTRGPTRTGNTSQLSGAVNVQQKVYVQGGKKEEEPLELEVYNQGMFKTELCNKWQETGACPYGDHCQFAHGIEELRPVIRHPRYKTEVCRMVLAGDVCPYGHRCHFRHALTEQEKFMDHLKPRNR, from the exons ATGCAAAACGACAATTTTGCAACCGTCTATGGCGACCTCGCAGCCAAGCAATCGAAAGATCACCAGAGCGACGGAGTTTTCTCTTCCTCCACCACCTCATCCTCCACTTCCGCCGCTTCTGTCTTCGCTCTTTACCATCCTCGCATCCTCATGCAACAACATCAAGATATGATCAACCGCCACAACCTCTGCCTCACTCGCCTCCGTGAAGCTGCAAAGGAAGCCGAGGCACTCCGCCAAGAGAATACCTCCCTTCGATCTGCCAACCGAGATCTCAACAAGCAACTCAGCGCACTGATCCAAGTCTCTGTGCAGAACCACTTTTCATCATCTGATTACAATACCACGCCGTTTGAGTTGGTGAACGCGTTGCGAGGACTTTGTCTCGGTAGTGGCGGTGGAGGGGAGGTAGATGTTTCTGATGAGAGTCCGACGAGTGTGATGGAAGGTGGTGCGGTGGACGTGGAGCGGGTCATGTTACCTAAGAGCATATCTGTTAGGTCTAATGGATATCTGAAGATGATGAATCAAGCTGGAGCGAGTCATCGTGGTAAAACTCGTGGACCAACTCGGACTGGAAATACCTCTCAACTCAGTGGAGCG GTGAATGTGCAGCAGAAGGTGTACGTTCAGGGCGGAAAGAAGGAGGAAGAGCCGCTTGAATTGGAAGTGTACAACCAAGGCATGTTCAAAACTGAACTCTGTAACAAATGGCAAGAGACTGGTGCCTGTCCTTATGGCGATCACTGCCAATTTGCTCACGGCATTGAAGAGCTCCGCCCTGTAATCCGCCACCCTCGCTACAAGACTGAGGTTTGCAGGATGGTCCTTGCTGGTGATGTCTGTCCCTATGGGCATCGATGCCATTTTCGCCATGCACTTACTGAACAGGAGAAGTTCATGGACCACCTCAAGCCCAGGAACAGGTAA